A part of Paenibacillus sp. sptzw28 genomic DNA contains:
- a CDS encoding glycosyl hydrolase family 28 protein, which translates to MSFFKIWGAPEGAIGRDDFEVSVRIPGESWEPLFVYEAKVDMHNVRRASMAYFDMDGTVEVRVESRKETVQQVVIRPLSKQIPFKVEGAAITFSLNEPCKLSIEVNGDRFSNLHLFANAPEENPPKPDEPNVLFLKPAIHRMEDIQRLANSPLPGGAVPEVIYFGPGMHYLEETIFRIPSGKTVYIAGGAIVVGSLVCDHVQDVTIRGRGVLYLGDFHRFSAFRGVRILFSHHITVEGIVLLDPPHYSIYIGKSEHIRIRNFKSFSTRGWSDGIDMMSSSHIEIEDVFLRTSDDCIAVYGSRWDYKGDSRCVSVKDSVLWADVAHAMNIGGHGDYRRGGDLIEDIQFSNIDILEHHEPQPGYWGAMNINVGDNNTVRNVTYDNIRVEDFELGQLVDIRVVWNEKYNPVAGKRIENIHFRNVTYNGKNENKNRIYGFDSERSVEGVTFTNLRINGELILSAEQGYFDINEHAHGIQFRK; encoded by the coding sequence ATGAGCTTTTTTAAGATTTGGGGGGCGCCCGAAGGGGCGATAGGCCGGGATGATTTTGAGGTTAGCGTCCGCATTCCGGGGGAGAGCTGGGAGCCGCTCTTCGTGTATGAAGCGAAGGTGGACATGCACAACGTCAGACGGGCCTCCATGGCCTATTTTGACATGGATGGAACCGTGGAGGTAAGGGTCGAGAGCCGGAAGGAAACCGTACAGCAAGTCGTCATCCGGCCTCTTTCGAAGCAAATTCCGTTCAAGGTAGAAGGAGCGGCGATTACATTCAGTTTGAATGAACCGTGTAAGCTGTCCATTGAAGTGAATGGTGACCGGTTTAGCAATTTGCATCTTTTCGCAAATGCCCCGGAGGAGAATCCACCGAAACCGGATGAACCGAATGTGCTGTTCTTGAAGCCTGCCATCCACAGAATGGAGGATATTCAACGTTTGGCGAATAGTCCGCTGCCTGGTGGAGCGGTGCCGGAAGTAATCTATTTCGGGCCAGGGATGCATTATCTGGAGGAAACGATTTTCCGCATTCCGTCCGGAAAAACCGTCTATATCGCCGGAGGCGCCATTGTTGTCGGGTCCCTCGTTTGCGATCATGTGCAGGATGTCACTATCCGCGGCAGAGGGGTACTGTATCTAGGTGACTTTCACCGGTTTTCTGCGTTCCGGGGTGTCCGAATCCTCTTCTCGCACCATATTACCGTGGAAGGGATCGTGCTGCTGGACCCGCCGCACTACAGCATTTACATCGGCAAGTCCGAGCATATCCGGATTCGTAACTTCAAATCCTTCAGCACGCGGGGGTGGTCCGACGGCATCGACATGATGTCTAGTTCGCATATTGAGATCGAAGATGTGTTCCTGCGGACGTCCGACGATTGTATTGCCGTCTATGGAAGCCGTTGGGATTATAAAGGGGATTCACGCTGCGTAAGTGTCAAAGACTCCGTCCTTTGGGCTGACGTAGCTCATGCGATGAATATCGGCGGACATGGGGACTACCGTCGGGGAGGCGATTTGATCGAGGATATCCAGTTTAGCAATATCGATATTCTGGAGCATCATGAGCCCCAGCCCGGTTATTGGGGGGCCATGAATATTAATGTCGGCGACAATAACACGGTGCGGAACGTCACCTATGACAACATTCGTGTGGAGGATTTTGAACTCGGCCAGCTGGTGGACATCCGTGTGGTGTGGAACGAGAAATATAACCCTGTAGCCGGTAAACGTATTGAGAACATTCATTTCCGGAATGTAACCTATAATGGCAAAAATGAAAACAAAAACCGAATATACGGCTTTGACAGTGAACGGAGTGTGGAAGGCGTCACCTTTACCAATTTGCGGATCAATGGCGAGTTGATTTTGAGTGCGGAGCAGGGGTATTTCGACATCAACGAGCACGCCCATGGTATTCAGTTTCGTAAATGA
- a CDS encoding LamG-like jellyroll fold domain-containing protein: protein MELSQIRALTKKVISSILCFTLAMTFTGFGGIETANAAVSPLITSYKPQAVSADVNASYTDANGNTVSATIHHPGIAMSLADLDNMRDHVRAGDEPWNTAFGAFAGDRRSSKTPRIFYEEGRDVFVNIRGPWAATIDGIYYSNPSDYVGTRANTDSETAFYQAIMWYITGDETYRSNAMYIIRAYAGIQSVVTHTSFRFATMTYLLAAAAEILRYSDTPTGSLKWNETDTQNFINMMELCSVTYNAHYFFMNQHQFTVMGTMARAIFTNDLELYAEAVEATTVNALGDDGGRNGSIKQQMRWMTKNEMTGEPLDPSDYHVQLMEMGRDVGHSYANIAGLSALAQTIYAQGTKVDPVDGTMSTAANAVNPFNFLDDRLLKGTTYALRYHLGYDVLWTPAVANQSYSGQIFDKIQTWGDRGRIDAFYSVLYNYYKYIEGQDMTQEKFKYLAYAYETRMPEVAGKDYPLATLLYTPDAALADGLSKKITLGGITGLTATMAGSDAINLNWTAVSGALGYNIYRSTKENGTYTQITSAPITTTSYSDTGLTPNTIYYYKVGVSGGPTSGVVSATTGGTGVPAFDVSSYVLNVNHTHQSVLRVIHPDRSSQVLTSQASFTSSNPAVATVDSAGLVTGISLGAATITATYNGQAYHATVKVIVDTNLKARYKFDESGGASAADASGDGNTGTVYGGAAWTTGQTGNAAALDGTNDYIALPEGIVSGADTITVAAWVNLDTVSNWTRIFDFGSGTSTYMYLSPKNGANGKIRFAIKNNNSSEQIIEGQSALPSGGWHHVAVTLNGGTGTLYVDGAQAGINTTMTIKPSDLGATTQNWIGRSQFPDPYLDGRVDDFRIYTRAISSSEVVSVMNGQTLETVTAAPTGVMAATAGQSSINLSWSAVPGATGYHVYVADSLAENAVYTKANSDLITGTSYASLGLKANTTYYYKVTAVNAAGESTVSAIASATTGSMPDASLKSWYKFDETIGTKAADASGYGNNATINGGASWTAGQFGGAAELAGTNGYIALPAGSVSGADTITISAWVNLDSVNNWTRIFDFGSGTSTNMFLTPKNGANGKIRFAIKKNGSSEQIIDGQSALPTGGWHHVAVTLNGSTGTLYVDGLQVGSNTSMTIKPSDLGATTQNRIGRSQYTSDPYLDGRVDDFRIYNQALSAGEIAALAG from the coding sequence ATGGAATTATCACAAATCAGGGCGCTTACCAAGAAGGTTATTTCCAGTATTCTTTGTTTTACGTTAGCCATGACTTTTACAGGTTTTGGAGGCATCGAAACAGCAAATGCGGCTGTTTCGCCGCTGATTACTTCTTATAAACCGCAGGCAGTAAGTGCCGATGTAAATGCTTCTTACACGGACGCTAACGGAAACACGGTATCGGCGACGATCCATCATCCGGGCATTGCTATGTCGCTGGCCGATCTGGACAATATGCGCGATCATGTAAGAGCAGGAGACGAGCCGTGGAATACGGCGTTCGGGGCGTTTGCAGGCGATCGCAGATCCAGCAAAACGCCGCGTATATTCTATGAAGAAGGAAGAGACGTATTTGTAAATATCCGCGGACCCTGGGCTGCAACCATCGATGGGATCTATTACTCCAATCCCAGCGATTATGTAGGAACCCGTGCGAATACGGACTCCGAAACTGCTTTTTATCAAGCCATTATGTGGTACATTACCGGTGATGAAACGTATCGTTCGAATGCGATGTATATTATCAGAGCTTATGCCGGCATCCAGTCTGTCGTTACGCATACGAGCTTCCGTTTCGCGACGATGACTTATTTGCTCGCAGCAGCAGCAGAAATTTTGCGTTATTCCGATACACCGACGGGGAGTCTGAAATGGAATGAAACCGATACTCAGAATTTTATCAATATGATGGAACTTTGCTCGGTCACTTATAACGCGCATTATTTTTTCATGAATCAGCACCAATTCACGGTTATGGGAACCATGGCGCGAGCGATCTTTACGAATGACCTGGAGCTTTATGCGGAAGCCGTAGAAGCAACAACAGTGAATGCATTAGGCGATGATGGGGGAAGAAACGGTTCGATCAAGCAGCAAATGCGATGGATGACGAAAAATGAAATGACAGGAGAACCGCTCGACCCGTCGGATTATCATGTGCAGTTAATGGAAATGGGCCGCGATGTGGGACATTCTTACGCCAATATCGCCGGACTGTCTGCATTGGCACAGACCATCTACGCCCAGGGTACGAAGGTTGACCCGGTAGACGGAACAATGTCTACGGCAGCTAATGCGGTGAATCCATTCAATTTCCTCGATGACCGCCTGCTCAAAGGGACAACATATGCTCTGAGGTATCATTTGGGTTATGATGTGCTATGGACACCTGCAGTGGCAAACCAAAGCTATTCCGGTCAAATTTTTGACAAGATCCAAACATGGGGGGACAGAGGCAGAATCGATGCGTTCTACAGTGTTTTATATAACTATTATAAATATATTGAAGGGCAGGATATGACCCAGGAAAAATTCAAATACCTGGCCTATGCCTATGAAACGAGAATGCCGGAAGTTGCAGGAAAGGATTATCCGCTTGCGACTTTGTTGTACACGCCTGATGCGGCTTTAGCGGATGGCTTAAGCAAGAAGATCACCTTAGGCGGCATAACAGGACTGACGGCAACGATGGCCGGCTCGGATGCGATCAACTTAAATTGGACGGCTGTTTCCGGAGCGCTCGGTTACAACATTTACAGATCAACAAAAGAGAATGGAACGTATACACAGATTACCAGCGCACCAATTACAACAACGTCTTATAGCGATACAGGCTTAACACCGAATACCATCTACTATTACAAGGTAGGAGTGTCCGGCGGACCGACATCGGGCGTTGTATCGGCAACAACAGGAGGAACCGGTGTTCCGGCTTTCGATGTAAGCAGTTATGTTCTTAATGTTAATCATACGCATCAATCCGTACTAAGGGTCATTCATCCGGACCGAAGCAGCCAGGTTCTTACAAGTCAAGCAAGCTTTACTTCATCCAACCCGGCTGTGGCAACCGTCGATTCTGCAGGCTTGGTGACCGGGATAAGTCTGGGTGCGGCTACGATTACTGCGACATACAACGGGCAAGCTTATCATGCAACCGTAAAAGTCATCGTCGACACCAATTTAAAAGCCCGGTATAAATTTGATGAATCCGGCGGAGCTTCAGCCGCAGACGCATCTGGAGATGGCAATACCGGGACAGTATATGGCGGCGCAGCTTGGACAACCGGACAAACAGGCAACGCAGCAGCTCTTGACGGGACAAACGACTATATTGCGCTTCCTGAAGGTATTGTCTCCGGCGCCGACACGATCACGGTTGCGGCGTGGGTTAATCTGGATACCGTGAGCAACTGGACGCGTATTTTTGATTTCGGTTCGGGAACTTCGACCTATATGTACCTTTCGCCGAAAAACGGAGCAAATGGAAAAATCCGCTTTGCGATCAAAAACAATAATTCGAGTGAGCAAATCATTGAAGGCCAATCGGCGCTGCCATCGGGAGGCTGGCATCATGTGGCCGTCACATTAAATGGCGGCACCGGAACTCTATATGTTGACGGCGCCCAAGCGGGAATCAATACCACGATGACCATTAAACCGTCCGATCTGGGAGCAACGACACAGAATTGGATCGGACGCTCCCAATTCCCCGACCCGTATCTCGACGGACGGGTGGACGATTTCAGAATCTATACCCGTGCGATAAGTTCATCAGAAGTTGTCAGTGTGATGAACGGACAAACATTAGAAACTGTAACGGCAGCGCCAACGGGGGTAATGGCAGCAACTGCAGGCCAGAGTTCGATTAACTTAAGCTGGTCGGCTGTACCGGGAGCAACGGGTTATCATGTATACGTCGCCGATTCTTTGGCGGAGAATGCCGTCTATACCAAGGCAAATAGCGATTTGATCACAGGAACATCGTATGCCAGCCTGGGACTGAAGGCGAACACAACTTACTATTACAAGGTAACGGCAGTAAATGCAGCAGGAGAATCAACCGTGTCAGCTATTGCTTCGGCAACAACGGGCAGTATGCCGGACGCCAGCCTTAAATCCTGGTATAAATTCGACGAAACAATCGGAACTAAAGCCGCAGACGCATCGGGATACGGCAATAACGCGACGATCAATGGCGGTGCTTCCTGGACGGCAGGTCAATTCGGAGGCGCAGCGGAGCTTGCCGGAACGAACGGCTATATTGCGCTTCCTGCAGGTAGTGTCTCCGGGGCCGACACGATCACAATCTCGGCTTGGGTGAATCTGGATAGCGTTAACAACTGGACACGTATTTTTGATTTCGGTTCCGGGACTTCGACCAATATGTTCCTCACGCCGAAAAACGGAGCGAATGGAAAGATCCGCTTTGCGATCAAAAAGAACGGTTCGAGCGAACAAATCATCGACGGGCAGTCGGCGCTGCCTACGGGAGGCTGGCATCATGTGGCCGTCACGTTAAACGGTTCAACCGGCACCCTCTATGTCGACGGTCTTCAAGTGGGGAGTAATACGTCGATGACCATTAAACCGTCGGATCTGGGAGCTACGACTCAAAATAGGATCGGCCGTTCCCAATATACCTCCGATCCGTATCTCGACGGGCGAGTGGATGACTTCCGGATCTATAACCAAGCTCTCTCTGCCGGCGAGATCGCTGCCCTTGCAGGATAG
- a CDS encoding sugar ABC transporter permease, with translation MNVALSNNKADSVVIKKNKKTFLSDVKQNFYLYLLVLPGILYFVIFKYLPMVGIIVAFQDFNTSKGLFGSEFVGLKNFEYFFTSKDWLIVTWNTLYLNILFLFTGLFFSILIAIVLSEISSKYFKKVTQSVAILPNFISWTLVSMFVFALLSTDVGFINSVLKTLGFIQEGQEINFYSNPNLWVGILVVLKIWKTAGFGSVIYLAAIAGIDQEIYEAAKIDGASRMQCITKITLPQLRTTAVLLTLFGIGGIFHGDLGMIYAIVGDNPYLYDTTDVIDTYVFRMLRQMNDISMSTAIGLYQSVVGFVIVYITNYFAKKYDSDSAIF, from the coding sequence GTGAATGTAGCTTTGAGCAATAATAAGGCAGACAGCGTAGTCATTAAAAAGAATAAAAAGACCTTCCTATCAGATGTGAAGCAAAATTTCTATTTGTACTTATTGGTTTTACCGGGTATTTTATATTTTGTGATTTTCAAGTACCTGCCGATGGTGGGAATAATCGTAGCTTTTCAAGACTTTAATACGAGCAAAGGACTTTTTGGAAGTGAATTTGTCGGTCTGAAAAATTTTGAGTATTTCTTCACTTCAAAGGATTGGCTGATTGTAACCTGGAACACGCTGTATTTAAATATATTGTTTCTTTTTACCGGATTGTTTTTTTCGATCCTGATTGCCATTGTTCTATCGGAAATCAGCTCCAAGTATTTCAAGAAAGTGACACAATCGGTTGCCATTCTGCCGAATTTTATTTCCTGGACATTAGTTTCGATGTTTGTTTTTGCATTACTGTCGACGGATGTCGGATTTATTAATTCCGTTTTAAAAACGCTTGGTTTTATTCAAGAAGGACAGGAAATCAATTTCTATTCCAATCCGAATTTATGGGTCGGAATACTGGTTGTTTTAAAAATATGGAAAACCGCAGGTTTCGGTTCCGTTATCTATCTGGCTGCTATAGCAGGCATTGACCAGGAAATCTATGAAGCTGCCAAAATCGACGGAGCCAGCCGTATGCAGTGTATTACAAAGATTACCTTGCCGCAGCTTAGAACAACAGCAGTGCTGTTGACTTTATTTGGCATCGGAGGCATCTTCCACGGGGATCTGGGAATGATTTATGCGATTGTAGGCGACAACCCTTATTTGTATGACACGACCGATGTCATTGATACTTATGTATTCAGAATGCTTAGACAAATGAATGACATCAGCATGTCTACTGCGATCGGACTTTATCAATCGGTTGTAGGCTTTGTCATCGTATACATTACGAATTATTTTGCCAAGAAATATGATTCGGATTCAGCCATTTTTTAA
- a CDS encoding carbohydrate ABC transporter permease produces the protein MKSSLENKVLDLFSYLFMAIFSIFCIVPFILIISSSLSDEKAVQETGFVLFPKEFSLFAYKVIFQDNAIFSAYKTTIIFTVLGTILCLIITSAMAYAISVKTFTHRNKIAFFVYFTMLFNGGLIPSYLLIAKYLGLRDNILVYILPVLINPFNMFLLRNFFKQIPDSLAESAKIDGANDIYILFKIILPLAKPAMATIGLFYGLGFWNEWFTTILFISDKDLYSLQYLIMKVLREVDFANQMNQMQEVAVQYVVPTNTAKMATAVVTVGPIIFVYPFLQKYFVKGLVVGAVKG, from the coding sequence ATGAAAAGCAGCTTGGAGAATAAGGTATTAGATCTATTTTCTTATCTTTTCATGGCCATATTTTCAATATTTTGCATTGTGCCTTTTATCCTTATTATATCAAGCTCCCTATCGGATGAAAAAGCTGTACAAGAGACCGGCTTTGTTCTTTTTCCAAAAGAATTCTCGCTGTTTGCTTACAAGGTCATATTTCAGGATAACGCAATATTCAGCGCTTACAAGACAACGATCATTTTCACGGTTTTAGGTACGATTCTTTGTCTTATCATTACCAGTGCTATGGCTTATGCCATTTCCGTGAAGACGTTTACTCACAGAAACAAGATTGCTTTTTTCGTCTATTTTACGATGCTGTTTAACGGAGGGCTGATACCTTCCTATCTTCTCATCGCTAAATATTTAGGTTTAAGAGACAATATTCTGGTTTATATCCTGCCGGTGTTGATTAATCCGTTTAATATGTTTCTGTTAAGAAACTTCTTCAAGCAAATACCGGATTCGCTGGCCGAGTCTGCCAAAATAGATGGAGCTAATGACATCTATATTTTATTTAAAATCATCCTTCCGTTGGCAAAGCCTGCAATGGCAACGATCGGATTGTTTTATGGACTCGGTTTCTGGAACGAATGGTTTACAACCATCCTTTTTATTAGCGATAAAGACCTGTATTCTTTGCAATATTTGATCATGAAGGTATTGAGAGAAGTGGATTTTGCAAATCAAATGAATCAAATGCAAGAAGTTGCAGTTCAATATGTCGTTCCAACCAATACGGCGAAAATGGCTACTGCCGTAGTCACTGTAGGTCCCATTATTTTTGTTTATCCGTTTCTGCAAAAGTACTTTGTTAAGGGATTGGTTGTTGGAGCTGTTAAGGGCTGA
- a CDS encoding ABC transporter substrate-binding protein: MNKKFFVMLLAVMMLATLFVGCSSKEPNKPDESTAPNSNAPASNATEGTESSKKKDPVTLNIRFFGSENAHYRAVDPAIKEFEKRTKDTLNTTLNVQWTPPADYGTMHQLWMTSGEDIDLFIPWEKDKFAREGVLADLSEYFNNPKYPGLQKAFAEEYINDNKLYGKTYVIPITNAFMDMEGVWYRKDLLKKYGMKDISSYDDLYNFLEKVKENEKDMIPFGNYGNTAFFKLFTDINAQQLEGKVFPFTGAGNPKRNFVYAQIAEDGKSVAGVAAYGDPASEWANFNPKYGLDYLMNQFNQAKRFNKFIPADTLTNTTGTGKPAAAGYATLNGFKGAEAGAKAQDPNAEIGFWPIFKNNQEMAPGTQSTDGKAWNFIAIPASSKKIDRTMEFLDWVFSSQENNDLFTYGIEGTNWEAVGSNQWKIPDGVDPVKNYVFPGYQLTWNPTMYRIPAELPEQVQQYYEYQFKPETYKKHVLAGFTFDQEPVKNEIAKCNTVMDKYLPLLLSGFGDVNDNLSKMNVDLKASGVEKIKVELKNQINAFLAQKK, encoded by the coding sequence ATGAACAAAAAGTTTTTTGTAATGCTGCTTGCTGTAATGATGCTTGCTACTTTATTCGTTGGATGCAGCAGCAAGGAACCAAACAAGCCGGATGAAAGCACTGCGCCTAACAGCAATGCACCTGCCAGCAATGCGACAGAAGGTACCGAATCCTCAAAAAAGAAGGATCCGGTTACGCTCAATATTCGTTTCTTCGGGTCTGAAAACGCGCATTATCGCGCTGTCGATCCCGCCATTAAGGAGTTTGAGAAACGGACGAAGGATACGCTTAATACGACCTTGAATGTGCAATGGACACCGCCTGCCGACTATGGAACCATGCATCAATTATGGATGACATCGGGAGAAGACATCGACCTCTTTATCCCGTGGGAAAAGGATAAATTCGCTAGAGAAGGCGTGTTGGCGGATTTAAGCGAATATTTTAACAACCCTAAATATCCCGGACTTCAGAAGGCCTTCGCAGAAGAGTATATCAATGATAATAAGCTCTATGGCAAAACTTATGTCATTCCGATTACAAACGCTTTCATGGATATGGAAGGTGTATGGTACAGAAAAGATTTGTTAAAGAAGTATGGAATGAAGGATATCAGCAGTTATGATGATTTGTATAACTTCCTTGAAAAAGTAAAAGAAAACGAAAAAGACATGATCCCGTTTGGAAACTATGGAAATACTGCTTTCTTCAAACTATTTACCGATATCAATGCACAACAGCTGGAGGGTAAAGTATTTCCATTTACCGGCGCCGGAAATCCGAAGAGAAATTTCGTTTACGCTCAAATAGCCGAGGATGGGAAATCCGTTGCGGGTGTGGCGGCTTATGGCGATCCGGCATCCGAATGGGCTAACTTTAATCCCAAATACGGTCTGGATTATCTTATGAACCAGTTTAATCAAGCGAAGCGGTTTAACAAATTTATCCCGGCAGATACCCTGACGAATACGACTGGGACAGGAAAGCCTGCCGCTGCCGGATACGCAACATTAAATGGTTTCAAGGGAGCTGAAGCTGGTGCAAAGGCACAAGATCCGAATGCGGAGATCGGTTTCTGGCCTATTTTCAAGAACAATCAGGAAATGGCGCCTGGAACGCAATCTACAGATGGAAAGGCGTGGAATTTCATTGCTATACCTGCTTCTTCTAAGAAAATTGACAGAACAATGGAGTTCCTGGATTGGGTTTTCTCCAGTCAGGAGAACAATGACTTATTCACTTACGGTATCGAAGGTACAAACTGGGAGGCTGTAGGAAGTAATCAGTGGAAGATTCCGGATGGAGTCGATCCGGTTAAAAATTACGTTTTTCCCGGTTACCAGTTGACTTGGAATCCGACAATGTATCGAATTCCTGCCGAGTTACCGGAGCAGGTTCAACAATATTACGAATATCAATTTAAGCCGGAAACATATAAGAAACATGTATTGGCAGGATTTACATTTGATCAAGAGCCTGTAAAAAATGAAATTGCCAAATGCAACACTGTTATGGATAAGTATCTTCCATTATTGCTGTCCGGTTTCGGCGATGTTAATGATAATTTGTCGAAGATGAATGTGGATTTGAAGGCTTCAGGTGTAGAAAAAATTAAAGTGGAATTGAAGAATCAAATAAACGCCTTCCTCGCTCAGAAGAAGTAA
- a CDS encoding helix-turn-helix domain-containing protein, with protein MRVERVGVRLNSLYRRNSLLIKILSSYLVIVIVLLSVFSFVLFRTYSKKSIEQVSQTSVNFISQSYYIADVMLINVYYYFYHLFVNSVDRDLNYGLYDNKSDIFADQDVLKKLKQYVMSNPLIRSIYIYNSKADRVIFSISEVGEGIQPTTDFFDQDIINRLRNTENNISDEYFTRKVDYVIDNKNISENFLTLVFASASNGGELESSLVINLNQRILQQMVTSGRTGDLNQVLIMYKDGNVLSHDDTSMINKNLANESFTKQILQSNNEKGSFITKINDKESLVSYVKARHLGLIFIGIGEHSKLLSSAFSMQKTLLILTIIFILVGIIIAAFFTSSIYNPFRKLLHDIQLRVRNQKKKSSLDVYDYLNHIFNELADDVDKYRLDSSIILNNKKNSFLEKLVDGDIDEKICDKDYMMACGVSFDEPFFLTIVLKMDSFENVRSGIWSKDVRLVRFAILNIASELFSENRFKVEGIDNGQDYVSIILNVSNRNDEILSEIIDNTKEIQDKVDKYLKISVTAGIGDIAERVEAICTSFQNALAASNYRIIFGRKAVIKYSDIAERNNNNDLHDYPYDIEKRIIEAIKELHLRKIDASLNGFFEMLDLYSADKIQITVLQLAVLLTRTLSNIAKTSVENEEYSIKVLVSEIQTCETLEEIKKYLFSLCSEVVEAKGNDSKENVKTMIVNKIKDYVGKHYDDINLSTDTVAEHVRLSRNYVRSIFKEMTGISLSDYITHCRMSEAQRLLIETDYPVRRIAELVGYPENSKHFFTIFKKHYSRTPENYRMSIQNNVSSESE; from the coding sequence ATGAGAGTAGAGCGTGTAGGGGTCAGGCTAAATTCCCTTTATAGAAGAAATTCTTTATTAATAAAAATCCTATCATCCTATTTAGTTATTGTTATCGTTCTATTATCCGTTTTTTCCTTTGTTTTATTTCGTACTTACAGCAAAAAAAGTATAGAACAAGTAAGTCAAACCTCTGTAAATTTTATATCTCAATCATATTATATTGCAGATGTAATGCTCATCAATGTTTATTACTATTTTTATCATTTATTTGTCAATAGTGTGGATCGCGATCTTAATTATGGTTTATATGATAATAAATCGGATATATTCGCCGATCAGGACGTATTGAAGAAACTAAAGCAATATGTGATGTCAAATCCGCTTATTCGCTCCATTTATATCTATAATTCAAAAGCTGACAGGGTAATATTCAGTATATCTGAGGTAGGAGAAGGGATTCAGCCTACAACTGATTTTTTTGATCAAGATATAATCAATAGACTGAGAAACACGGAAAATAACATTTCCGATGAATATTTCACAAGAAAAGTGGATTATGTAATAGATAATAAAAATATAAGCGAGAACTTCTTGACCTTGGTTTTTGCAAGCGCTTCAAATGGCGGTGAACTTGAATCGTCATTGGTCATTAATCTAAATCAAAGAATACTGCAGCAGATGGTTACCAGTGGAAGAACCGGAGATCTTAATCAGGTTTTGATCATGTATAAAGACGGTAATGTGTTATCTCATGATGACACTTCTATGATCAATAAAAATCTAGCCAATGAAAGCTTTACGAAACAAATACTGCAGTCTAACAATGAAAAAGGCAGTTTTATAACGAAGATTAATGATAAGGAATCGCTTGTCAGTTATGTGAAAGCAAGGCATCTGGGCTTGATATTTATAGGCATTGGCGAACATAGCAAGCTATTATCGTCAGCATTTTCAATGCAAAAAACATTATTGATTTTAACCATTATTTTCATACTTGTGGGGATCATAATAGCTGCTTTTTTTACATCAAGTATATATAATCCCTTTAGAAAATTGCTTCATGATATACAACTAAGAGTTAGAAACCAGAAAAAAAAATCATCTCTTGATGTATACGATTATTTGAACCATATTTTCAATGAACTGGCTGACGATGTTGATAAATACAGACTGGATTCAAGCATAATATTGAATAATAAGAAGAATTCATTTTTGGAGAAATTAGTGGATGGGGATATTGACGAGAAAATCTGCGACAAGGATTATATGATGGCATGCGGGGTAAGTTTTGACGAACCATTCTTTTTGACCATTGTACTTAAAATGGACTCTTTTGAAAATGTTCGATCAGGTATATGGTCGAAAGACGTGAGATTAGTTAGATTTGCTATTCTTAACATTGCAAGTGAACTCTTTAGTGAAAACCGGTTTAAGGTGGAGGGCATTGATAACGGACAGGATTATGTAAGTATTATTTTAAATGTAAGTAATAGAAATGACGAGATTTTGAGTGAAATAATCGATAACACAAAGGAAATACAAGATAAAGTAGACAAATATCTGAAGATTTCTGTTACTGCGGGAATAGGTGATATTGCAGAAAGAGTTGAAGCTATATGTACATCCTTCCAAAATGCACTGGCAGCTTCGAATTATCGAATTATATTCGGTAGAAAAGCAGTAATAAAATATTCTGATATAGCTGAACGAAATAATAATAATGATCTTCACGACTATCCTTATGATATTGAGAAGAGAATTATTGAAGCTATAAAGGAACTCCATTTGAGAAAAATAGACGCAAGCCTTAATGGGTTTTTTGAAATGCTTGATTTATACAGTGCTGATAAAATTCAAATAACAGTGCTGCAGCTAGCCGTGTTACTTACAAGGACACTAAGCAATATAGCCAAGACTAGTGTTGAGAATGAAGAGTACAGCATAAAGGTGCTGGTTTCCGAGATACAAACTTGCGAAACCTTGGAGGAAATAAAAAAGTACCTCTTCTCACTGTGTTCCGAAGTCGTAGAGGCAAAAGGCAATGATTCTAAAGAAAATGTCAAAACAATGATTGTCAATAAAATTAAAGATTATGTTGGAAAGCATTATGATGATATAAACTTATCAACGGATACAGTGGCAGAGCATGTAAGGCTGTCCCGTAATTATGTCAGGTCTATTTTTAAAGAGATGACTGGAATATCATTATCAGATTATATTACACATTGCAGGATGTCAGAAGCTCAGAGACTTCTAATTGAAACGGATTATCCTGTCAGAAGGATTGCTGAATTGGTTGGGTATCCGGAGAATAGTAAACACTTCTTTACCATATTTAAAAAACACTACAGCAGAACTCCGGAGAATTACAGAATGAGTATCCAAAATAATGTGAGTTCAGAAAGCGAGTGA